A window of the Catenulispora sp. MAP5-51 genome harbors these coding sequences:
- a CDS encoding HAD-IA family hydrolase: MSTPRAVLTDFGGVLTSSIFEAFAAYSATVSGDPHLFGTLFRSDPAAGALLVDHECGRIDQAEFERGVAELLAPRGVELPAPGFVDAFQALLKPDEQMLAAMRALRAAGVPVAIVSNSLGDDAYRGYDLTELADITVISGEVGVRKPSRAIYELACTRLGVEPTDCVMIDDLEHNLQGAARLGIFGLHHTDSKKTITTLAEWFPITV; the protein is encoded by the coding sequence ATGAGCACCCCGCGCGCGGTACTCACCGACTTCGGCGGCGTGCTGACGTCGAGCATCTTCGAGGCCTTCGCCGCGTATTCGGCGACGGTCTCGGGCGATCCGCACTTGTTCGGGACGCTGTTCCGCTCCGACCCGGCAGCCGGCGCTCTGCTGGTGGACCACGAGTGCGGCCGGATCGACCAGGCGGAGTTCGAGCGCGGGGTCGCCGAGCTGCTGGCGCCGCGGGGCGTCGAACTCCCGGCGCCGGGCTTCGTCGACGCCTTCCAGGCCCTGCTGAAGCCGGACGAGCAGATGCTCGCGGCGATGCGCGCCCTGCGGGCCGCGGGCGTCCCGGTGGCGATCGTCTCCAACTCCCTCGGCGACGACGCCTACCGCGGCTACGACCTGACGGAGCTCGCCGACATCACGGTGATCTCCGGCGAGGTCGGCGTCCGCAAGCCGTCGCGGGCGATCTACGAGCTGGCCTGCACCCGCCTCGGCGTCGAACCGACGGACTGCGTGATGATCGACGACCTGGAGCACAACCTCCAAGGCGCCGCCCGCCTCGGCATCTTCGGCCTGCACCACACGGACTCCAAGAAGACCATCACCACGCTGGCCGAGTGGTTCCCCATAACCGTTTG